The DNA region CCCAGAATGAACCTTTTGCATCATACAATGGTAGGGTAAGAAACGGACTGTTTCTCCCACTCGTGGTAACTCACCTTCAATCATTCCCTCAAACCCACCAACCATACAGACTCCTACATCTTTATAGTCAAACTCGGCTTCGGGATCCAGACGATGGCATGGTCCCACCAGGTGGACTGTGATTAATCCCTGGTTTTCTTCCAGTACATTGGCAAAATGGATAATAGGACATCCTAAAGGCCGGTATCTTATTATATCTCCAGGTTTTATCTCTTCTCTGGTGAATGGATATAGAGTTTCTCTGCATGATTCTTCCCCTGGAAGAGGTTTCAGAACAACATCAGCCTCATAACCATCCAGCACTCCTATAATCTTCTCCTCCTCAGGAATTATTTTTGTTTCCTTTAGTATCTCCTGGAGTTTAGCCAGATCCTCCTGAAATATTTCTTGATATAGGAATCTGCACTTTTCAAGCTGTGTTTTTTTCCGAAGGAGCGCACCTGCAAATTCATCACATCGTGCATATCCACAAATACCACAATTGTAACCTGGAAGTAACATCAATACTTTGTTCTGCTGGCCAATATCAACTGGAACTTTACTCATTATAAAACACCTGAAAATTCACTTATTCTCCCTCATAAGTCTGGAAACCATCAATACGGCGGAGCACACCCCGGTGATATTTCTTGTTAACCCTGGTTTCACCTACACATAGAGTACAAACAGCCAGTGGGGCTGAATGTCGGAGTTTTTCCTCATCAAGAGCAACTTCCTGTGATTTTAGGAATTCATCTGCCAATTCAGTACATCCCTGTCCACTCAGACCATTTGCTTCAATTACTTTACAATTTGGATTAACTTCCAGAATTCGCTCCCGGAATATCTCCCGTTCTGCCTGAGATATCATATCTCCCTTGGTGATCACCGCAATATCTGCAGTGCTTAAAAATGGACCTACCTTGAGGGGAGTATTAGGACCACTGGTGGCATCTATAACACAAACTCCCAGAGAATTTACAGTGAAAGGCGCACAACGGTGACATAAACCAGCAGTTTCAATTATTAATAGTTCTGCCTGGTTTTCATTCGCCCAGTCAATCATCTCTTCCAGGTTGTAAATAGCATAGTGATCTGGGCACATGTCCATAGAGAGTCCCACCTTGGTGGGTACTCCTACCTTGGCAAATTTACGATCGTCATCTGTATAAAGGCAATCAACTTTTACTACTGCCGATTTCAATCCCAAGTCATTTATACTGCGCAGTGCATGAATTAAAACAGCAGTTTTTCCGGAACCAGGTGTTCCGGCCACAATAACCATTTTCATGAAAAATCACCCTTTTTTTGAATGGAGAAATTTCCTATTTTCTTTTCTTTAAATTATGCTTAAGTTTATATGAATTATAATTTTTTTATAGATTATTAGTTCAAATTTTTATTATATGGAACCTATTATATGGAACCTTGGAACCTGATTTATAACATGGTTTTTCAAACAATATTTTAAGTGTCCATGTACGGAGTATGGATGTTTCTCAAATTATAATGTAATTTATTATTTTTATCAAAAAGAATTATTGATAGATTAATTTAAACTCTATCAATGCCTTAAAAAATTTTATTAGTAAATACTGTGCCAATGGGATGATGTCCGGTGATTTTCATGACAGACTTACAATTTGATTTCTTCAACTTCAATATCATGAATGATTTCACCGTTACGCACTTTATCACGTAAACTTAACATTAATTCATCTATTTTATTTAATTTTTGGGATATGGCCTTTTCTATATCAGTAGTTCCCACTACTGCCTGCATCCCACCATTTTTCATTACAATTCTTTTATCAGTCATAAGAGCAAGTACAGGATCGTGAGTTACCACCATTACGATCTTACCATGGCCTGCCA from Methanobacterium petrolearium includes:
- a CDS encoding (Fe-S)-binding protein — protein: MSKVPVDIGQQNKVLMLLPGYNCGICGYARCDEFAGALLRKKTQLEKCRFLYQEIFQEDLAKLQEILKETKIIPEEEKIIGVLDGYEADVVLKPLPGEESCRETLYPFTREEIKPGDIIRYRPLGCPIIHFANVLEENQGLITVHLVGPCHRLDPEAEFDYKDVGVCMVGGFEGMIEGELPRVGETVRFLPYHCMMQKVHSGVVVQLEGRRAIIEGIDLKVWAPPIKG
- a CDS encoding GTP-binding protein, coding for MKMVIVAGTPGSGKTAVLIHALRSINDLGLKSAVVKVDCLYTDDDRKFAKVGVPTKVGLSMDMCPDHYAIYNLEEMIDWANENQAELLIIETAGLCHRCAPFTVNSLGVCVIDATSGPNTPLKVGPFLSTADIAVITKGDMISQAEREIFRERILEVNPNCKVIEANGLSGQGCTELADEFLKSQEVALDEEKLRHSAPLAVCTLCVGETRVNKKYHRGVLRRIDGFQTYEGE